From Acidobacteriota bacterium, a single genomic window includes:
- a CDS encoding SUF system Fe-S cluster assembly regulator: MIRITKQTDYGIVLASHLATEPGRRFNAAVLSEETGLPLPMVSKILKLLAREGVLTSHRGVHGGYCLARPASEIRISEVIATLEGPIAITECIDDSPGVCSQEATCPMRSNWQVINAAIRSALDQITLAEMARPLATDPSGATEKLVSLNPGEFQRPATP, encoded by the coding sequence ATGATTCGCATCACCAAGCAGACCGACTACGGCATCGTCCTCGCCTCCCACCTCGCCACGGAACCGGGCCGTCGCTTCAATGCAGCGGTGCTTTCCGAGGAGACCGGGCTGCCGCTCCCCATGGTCAGCAAAATTCTCAAGCTGCTGGCCCGAGAGGGTGTCCTGACCTCCCATCGCGGAGTCCATGGCGGCTATTGCTTGGCGCGACCGGCCTCGGAGATCCGCATTTCGGAGGTGATAGCGACGCTCGAGGGTCCGATCGCGATCACCGAATGCATCGATGACAGTCCGGGCGTCTGCTCGCAGGAGGCGACCTGCCCGATGCGCAGCAACTGGCAGGTGATCAACGCCGCCATCCGCTCGGCCCTCGACCAGATCACGTTGGCGGAAATGGCTCGCCCTCTGGCCACCGACCCGTCGGGAGCCACCGAAAAGCTGGTAAGCCTGAATCCCGGCGAGTTCCAAAGACCCGCCACCCCCTGA